One window from the genome of Salvia miltiorrhiza cultivar Shanhuang (shh) chromosome 7, IMPLAD_Smil_shh, whole genome shotgun sequence encodes:
- the LOC130993575 gene encoding uncharacterized protein LOC130993575 — protein MGGSSLPSHNLTPKSIKFLCSYGGRILPRHSDGKLRYHGGETRVLSVDSSISFSELLVKMGEMCGSSVSLRCQLPADDLDALISITSDEDLANLIEEYDRAAAAPSSSFKIRAFLSAPKTIKKVSPPPSSACSFNSHASTPKSPFGLYSGGGGIPPRCPSSGGRPFKRISSKPPAYPIIGQKVTGKVPHQFVYLYQIGQGNGCRVGRLVHSGNHWQ, from the exons ATGGGTGGATCTTCACTTCCTTCTCACAATCTCACTCCTAAGTCCATCAAGTTTCTCTGTAGCTACGGCGGCCGGATTCTGCCCCGCCACTCCGACGGCAAGCTTCGTTATCACGGCGGGGAAACCCGCGTGCTCTCCGTTGATAGCTCTATTTCCTTTTCCG AGTTGTTGGTGAAGATGGGAGAGATGTGTGGATCATCGGTGAGTTTGAGGTGCCAATTGCCCGCGGATGATCTGGACGCTTTGATATCGATAACCTCCGATGAGGATCTAGCCAATCTCATCGAGGAATATGATCGTGCCGCGGCGGCGCCGTCTTCTTCCTTTAAGATCAGAGCCTTCCTTTCCGCCCCCAAAACCATCAAAAAGGTATCTCCGCCTCCCTCCTCCGCCTGCTCCTTCAACAGCCACGCGTCTACGCCGAAATCCCCCTTCGGCTTGTACTCCGGCGGCGGCGGTATACCTCCTAGATGCCCGTCCTCCGGCGGTCGGCCGTTCAAACGGATCTCGTCAAAGCCGCCGGCGTATCCTATTATTGGCCAGAAAGTTACCGGGAAAGTTCCTCATCAGTTTGTGTATCTGTATCAAATTGGGCAGGGAAATGGTTGCCGCGTCGGTCGCCTCGTCCACAGCGGCAACCACTGGCAATAG